CTACACACCTATCTCCAGCAAGGCAGCACAGGTTTCGATTACCATGCCTGGCCAGGACACAGCACCACCTTCATTCCTCCTAGGATTGCCTTCATACCCAAACTCACCAGGCCACCCTACCTATCactttgctgttttttaaaagggCAAATCAGTTAATTTTCAAAAGCAAGCCAGATCAGCTTGATTTACTTGTACTCATTTATCTATAACGTGGGGGTTCACCGTGACTTTCTTCTCTCACAAGATTTAAGGATATAAAACAATTCCTGAAAGTCTTCACAGACCCCATGCCCACCCCCTTCCCTTTCTAAGTAAGGAAGGACTCACAAAAGAAATTAAGCAGATTAAGGTGGTTCAGATTGCCTTTTCCTGTGGAAGCATCCAAGCGTGGTTGCAGCTGGGAAGCCCGTGCTCAGGCTGGTTCAGAACATGCCCCGGCCATGGAAATTCTGCCCCTTGTAGATTTCATATTTGAGTGTAGATTATGAAGTGTTTTCATCATCAGTACAAATTGGAAAAGGGGAGATTATCTGGGGCTAGAGCTGGTGGAGACTGTGGATgggtttaaggaaagaagtcCAAATGGCCCAATTTGAATGTGTATAATGCAGACTGGAGCTCCAGATGGTAGGACATAGTACATATGCGTGACCTAAGACTGAAAACTTTACTTTCAACATAAATTCACTTTGGAAACAGGGAGAGTTAGATTGGGCTTGGTGGGGAGAAGTACACGTATTCTTGTTATAACCAGGGAGCTCCTCAGGGATGGAAAACAGTTGAACAGCCTCTTCAAAGCAACAGAGAAAGAAACCTTTTCCCTGATGTCTGTACACTAAGCTCATGAGACATTCTCAATGTGAGACACAGCTGCCCTTCAAAGCACCAGTTTACTGCAGCTGCTCTCatagttattgttgttattgttgttgttcttcttggCAAACTGCGTGCGGAAGGAGGTAAGGGGCTTTTAATATTCTGagggataattttttaaaaaattagacggCATTACCAGACATGAGCCAATACTGATTCAAGCTCAActagttcatttttaaaagatctctgTTGGCATTCCTTGAACATGAAGAAAAGGATAtttagagaaaaggagaaagggaaaggatggagtgacaacatacagcaaATGCTGCAGCAGAAACAAGGTTATTTAATATAATACTCATCACAGTCTTCAAGAATGCTAGTCATTTGCTAGCAAAATCCACTGTCACTGGGGGAAGTGCTGAAGTATCTTGTGGCTGGGGCAGAGACAGGAGGTTTAGAAGATAGATAGGGACAATAGAGACCCGGTACTGGCTCCCACCGGTGCCACTGTGTAGGCAAGGTCTAGCCGATCCTTTCTTAGTTTCTCTTCCGAGTTTACAGTTTATTTCTTCCCTTGGCATTGCCAGATTTTACAGGATCCCAGGGAAATAACACTATAGGGATGGAGCTATTGTGCAGTATTCTATGTGGCTATCATTTTTCCCAGTACTAGGATTTAGGGTGTCTAGAAATCATTATGGGTATTTGCCAGTCACATTTTTTTGTACAACAAATAAAGACTAGTTTCTAGGAGTCCagttaattgttttttaaaaaatacagatccaATGTGGAATTacctccatgtgtgtgtgtgtgtgtgtgtgtgtgtctgtctgtctgtttgtatgtctctctctctatatatagtgAAGTCGCAGAGTGTTTATAAATTGTGGTGgtttgtaatttttgttttaatgtttactttttttctaaaaacagaaGTAGTAGGagcatttaaagagaaaaaaaatagtttcagcTGTGCAATTGATCTTGTAGAGATCTTGTAGAGATGATCTGTGTGTCTCCCTTCTTTAGTGAATAGTATTTATTTGAAGTGGCTAGCATGCTGTGTCCCCTCTACCCACCCTGTGAAGTGATTGAACTATGGAAACTTGATTACAGGTTACAGATTGAAATATGGGGTCCTTCTAAGAAAAGGCTTTTAGTAAGCAATCAGTTGAGTATTGGGGGTTAATGTTACCATTTTTGGTGTCCCATGATGAACAAGAATCTATATCATATTTGAAAGTAAGCAAATGACCAGATTTAACCTATTATTTATTCAGaaattgtgattatttttttcccagaggGATTTCGTTGGGAAACAGGCTGATGATTGAgagaaaaatgtattaaaaagtatttttaaatcaagtattatatatcaaatataaatatataattaatacataAGAGAGAAGTGTTTGGGGAATAGTCCACTTTACAAAGACTTTTGGGGAACCCACTTATTACAAGAATATAAGAGCTTCCTCTGTTGTGATTGCTGTGCTAGTTCTCCAGGAGGGGAGGGGTGTTAATTTCCTGAATGCTCTTAAAAATCTGCATATTCTGTAACTTTCCTTAGGGCCACTTTTTTGCACTTTGCCCCAGTCTCCACTGGGGGAATCAATTTGGGTTGCCTGCTTGGGAAAGAGATATATTTAATCTGGTATTTCAGTTTCTAGGTGGTTATGGATTCATGccattgtgtgtgtgagtgtgtgtgtgtgtgtgtgtgtgtgtgtgtgtaaattttaTATCCAAgaagtttttgaaaaaattttgtcCATGTTCAATTGCTCAGGAGGCCAGCAAAATAACAGCCCTTATCAAGTTTTCCTCTTGGATCTGCTCCCTAGACCACAACTCTACAGCTAGTCCGCTGTCAATTCTGGTGTTGTTATGAACTCAAGTCCCTTAGCTCCAACCTGCAGAGAGTCAGAGCCAGAGAGAATCAAAGAGCTGTCCCAAAGTCCTGAACAAGATCTTGGTAGGAGGGGACGTGATCTGCACAGCAACAGTATTCCTAACCTCCGCGAGGTAGCCTGGCTAAAATGCTTGGGTGAAACCCAGCGGCTTGAGCTGCTTTAACCTCTGAAATACATCCTGAGTAGAGATGGTTGGACCAGGACAGGGGGGGGGGCTTTCAACTGGGAGATTCTGTGTTAAGCTAAGTTGGTAGATGAAAATTCCTTGAGCTGAATGGGTCCTATTCTGACAATCGAGCAGCTAAGGAGAGGGGCTTATTTTGCCCGCTTCTTGGCTTGGACTGTCCTGCCCTCCCCAGGTTCTCATCCTTTATTGGGAACAGGTTCCATAGGAAGGAGGACAGTGAATTTCCCAGGTCCGAAGTGGAGGGAGGTGGCCAGGATCTAGAAAAGCCGGTGCCAGGGCAGCTGTGTGAGCTGTGTGATTCTGGGGGCCAGCAGGCGATTAGCTTTTTGGGATCCCCTGGACCTAGGCTGAGCATCCTTGTCCCTTGGTTCCTTGCGCTGTGGGACCCTTAAACATTTCTAAGCCCAGTGTCTCCCTCTCTAGGCCTGAACAAAGGTAAGATGATTAAGGTAACCCTATCTTTGGAGGTACAACCCAGCCCCTTTACTGCCAGACACTATGTTATCGGAATTCTGCCTCAGTGACACTCTCCCTTGGAGGTGTGCTTAGGAAAGCAGCCACCCCATGATTCttcttgtgtgtatatgtgttgggGATGATAGtcaccttaaaatattttatccaggCATGAAAATGTTAACTCAGATCATATTGAGGGCATCGGGATTTAAACCTCCctaatggtaccccactccagtactcttgcctggaaaatcccatggatggaggagcctggtaggctgcagtccatggggtcgttaagagtcggacacgactgagtgacttcactttcacttttcactttcctgcattggagaaggaaatggcggcccactccagtgttcttgcctggagaatcccagggacgggggagcctggtgggctgccgtctatggggtcgcacagagtcggacacaactgaagtgacttagcagcagcagcaattctctttaaaaagaacaaatttcttGTGTATAACAATTGACAAGGGCAAGAGAAACAGGCTTCTAAGGAAATACACTTTGGGTAATCTAAATAAcactaaattttttcttttacatcctAAACATTTCTCTTAACATACTCAAATCATTGTGAGAATGAGGTTATCTCATTTGCCCCACCTACCCTCCTTTTACTATTTGTACTTTCTGAGAGAGATTGGGGTTCCTATTTTCAGTTAAACTATAATTCAATCATATATGCTCTCATCTTTACCTTTAGATGCAGTATTTCCCTAGGTGCTTGATGTAAACATTAGATATGCACTCTCCCTTAAATGGATCACAtataccttgtgtgtgtgtgtgagagagagagagagagagagagagaaagagagagagagagagagagagagggagagagagagattacaTGGCTGAACTTTACATATTGAAAAACAAACTTATTTGAGTGTAAGTTGACTTCAAAATTGACCTGAACTCTGTAACTCTGTGTATGGATCTGAACTTTGCAGAAGCTGAGTCTTAGAACTGTAgaagtttgattttcttttaacttttagtGCACAGCTTTGTAGAAAACTGAAATTTGTCCTTTATAAACACCCACATTAGTGACAGAGAGAAGCatttgatttcttcctcttttttgccCTTTAAATTGAAGAACTGCAATTTCAAACACATCCTTATGTTTTCAATATTATTGAGGAGTCTGCAAAGTTTtctaaaaagatggaaaataagtcACATCTCACAAATAGAAACATTTTGGTAAAGATATGCTTTTTTTCCTGAGATTTTACTACTAAAAATATAGACAAAACTTTCTTAAAACAATTCTAGTAAGATGATGTCTTGCATTATAAATGTACTCTTCTCTTTACATGTCTTTAGAGCAAGTCTCATCCCAGAAAACCAGATTTAAAACTCTATTTAATTATCTAccctacaatattttaaaaggtgtCATATCTGTACATGCTatgaaaggaaatcaaaatatagtTACTGGAAATTGTGGGGAAATGGTAGAACAATGCAATGAAGTTTAGAGTAGAAAGAAGTGTACTGAACTTTTTAGTAACCTTTACATATTCTTTACAAACTCTTCCAAATacttttttggaaataaaaattatctctGCCATGTAcaacatataaaaaaaataactgtgTCTTTATGGGATAAATGCTTACTTTTGGAGGTGATTATTGAAAGTAAATAATGATCATAAATAAGCTAGCTCTGATGAATGATTTCTGAGAAACATTAAATGCCCCTAGCTTACATAATTATAGCTGGACACTCTGTTTTCAAATATGTATGAGTATTTCTGGCTTGGTGGATCTGCAAACTGCTTTGAAATGACCAGCTGTATGCAAGTATATGGCAAGTAAACCCAGTAAATTGAGATCATTCTCTATCagtttaatttatgttttatagTTAGTTTAGCATTCTGATTTGATTGTCTTAGTAATGTGAATTGCCTACAACTGCTGATAATACAGCTTTAATTCTGTTTTAAAGGTCATGTAAACATGTGCCTGTAACATAAGGAGTGCAAATTCAATTCCCTTTTAATGTTTCCTCACATTTACTCCACAGCCTTCACATAGAAAATTAGCAGGATttaatataaaactattttaatgttatgatttcattaaaatcctttttcaatattttacttttccttttgcaGGGCAAAGAAGTCTTCCTCCGCTTTGCAGTGCATAGCTTATGCAACATACATTACTCATACTGGAGGcagaaaaatatttctgtcaAGATCTTTTCACTTTTCCAGTGCTTTTTACTAATAAAGAACTGAGaatttcatttcagtctctctgTAGCTTTGGGTAAAAAGGACGCAGAGCAAACTCGATCATCTAACCAAATTTTAGATTGCAGTGGAGAGAATGAGAATATTGTGCACATGTTTAGAAGCCTCTAGTCAAAGGCTTTTTTATAATCTGAACATTTGGTCAAAACTGAACTGTGGAAAGtatattaacaagaaaaaaaatatttaaaatagagttGACACAAAATGATGCTTTAGTTGTTCCAGTTAATATAAAAGCATACAAATTATGTCTTCAAAGTTCTATGACTTAAATATTGATGGTTAGGCAGAGTTGTTTTTtacattgccttttttttctttaattttattttatttttaaacttgacaaaaCTGCATTAGtcttgccaaacatcaaaatgaatccgccacaggtatacatgtgttccccatcctgaacccacctccctcctccctcccccctccccataccatccctctgggtagtcccagtgcactagccccaagcatccagtattgtgcatcgaacctggactggcaactcgtttcatacatgatattatacatgtttcaatgccattctcccaaatcttcccaccctttccctctcccacagagtccataagactgttctatacatcagtgtctcttttgttgtctcgtacacagggttattgttaccatctttctaaattccatatatatgcgttagtatactgcctttttttaatatttatattattatattattttttttaccttacaatattgtattggttttgccatacataaacatgaatctgccatgggtgtatgGAACATGTGTAcattgccttttaaaatatatgaagaccTTGAGATTAAGGCAACATTTTGCTAATAGATTACAgtaaaacttttgaaaatgtgCTTTAAGAAATTGAATAAATCTTTACAAAACAGGCAATTGTTAGTGCTAAGAAATAGTAGTGTAGGGTATAAGGGAGGTGAGTATGTAAACATACAGGTTGAAATAAGTGGAAAGCTTTACTTCATTCTCCTGGTGATGCCATTGTGCTCTTTAGCTTATATTTCTTCTCATATTAGCTCTAAGCTAAAATTTATTCACACTGAAATTAAGCTGGAGATaatgttttcaaatatctttctCTTTAAACTGAATTGTTCAATTGATAGAAGtggtaaaaacaaaatagaaagtataTGTACATCTATTGATTAATTAGAATATTTTAacacaacaaaaatataaattaaaaaacacataaatGAAGCCTGAATGTCACCAGTCTTaaatgtagtttcctttgctacgAGGAACaatgattcaaaaattttaaattcaaatttggAAGATGATTGCAGTTCTAATGGAGGAAATGTGTTTTGCTCtgtgtttatgttttaaaattgtgttgCAGTGGAGCAGTGTGATGCTTGTGAGCTTCCAGCATGACGTACAGGGGCCAGGGCCAGAAGGTGCAGAAGGTGATGGTGCAGCCCATCAATCTCATCTTCAGATACTTGCAAAATAGATCTCATATTCAGGTGTGGCTTTATGAGCAAGTGAATATGCGGATAGAGGGCTGTATCATTGGTTTTGATGAGTATAGGAACCTTGTATTAGATGATGCAGAAGAGATACATTctaaaacaaaatcaagaaaacaaCTGGGTTGGATCATGCTAAAAGGAGATAACATTACTCTGATCCAAAGTGTCTCCAACTAGAAGTGATTGATAAAGTGAGAAATCGTTTGATAATACAGTTGGTTTTTTAGGTGTCCTTTGTTAGAGATGTAGTTCTAAAATATGTATTCATATTGTTGTGCTCACCCTTATGTTATTACCAGATGACAATAAATGCTGTGGGACtgtttttatcaaaataaaagtaaataaataaaattgtgttcCAGGTGAATAATCATGAATGCCCATAGGGAAAAAGAGCTATGGGCATGAAAATCTTAGGTGTGGATCTAagtggttaatttttaaaaattttgcctctggttttcagcttACACTTTCAagaacttcctttttctttttcttagtggCAGGAATTCAACATACAAAGTTTATATGTAAAGCCTGAAAAAATTGCTACATAGTCATGATCACTTTGAACTCTAACAATATAATACTGCAAAGACAGTTGATTGGTGACAAAAATCAGTATGAAAGGAGACTCTATTTTCTGTGATTTGGTCCTCCGGCATTATGTCAGTATATCAAAATTGAAATTGCATGAagatggattttctttttgttatttttacataATCTtctgctgtgctatgcttagtctctcagtcatgtgcaactcttcgcgaccctgtggactatagccaaccaggctcctctctccatggagagtctccaggtaagaatactggaagtgtgttgccaagccctcctccaggggaccttcccaactcaggaattgaacccaggtcttccatattgcaggaagatcctttaccatttgagccacaattTTAGTGTTGTACATATGTTCTTAGAATAAAAACTACAACTGGGAAAGCTGTATTACAGACAAATTGTAAAAATTCCCATTGTGATTTGCTTTTGATAGGAGACCTTTAGTTACATGACTTTTTACTTGCTTAAGGAAATGTAAATTGTACaatggggacctccctggcagtccagtggttaagactctgcactcccaatgcagagggcatgggttcaatctcttgtTGTGGGAACTTAGTGGTGtagccaagaagaaaaaaaaaaaaaaaagaacaataaaacaatattaaaattaaaaaaattctacaatGATGAAAGACCTACATTTTTCTTGTTGGAATTTGCATTCTGAGCAATATATTCTaatgataaaatttttatttttttcctctggactTAAAAGTTTATGGACCTTGCTCACAAAATTGCCACTTTAAACAGAAATGAACAGTACAGAAATAGAACTCCAAATCTAGATGACTGCATGGTCTATGTGCTCTGTCTGAGCTGAGTGTCCATTACTGACTCACTTGGTTGTATGCATCTGATGTCACCTTAGCTAGGAGATATTGCATCCACAGGTGTCAATTTCAATATAAGTACACATTTTCCTTTGATGGTGCTTTCAGTGTCATTTTCCTATCAAAAAGATAGAGATACTTCTCACAGTTGAAAATTAGCTATTTCATAACTTCATGATCTTTCACCAGAAGAGAGAAATTTTTCTTGTGTGAGTAGTGTGTATCTCAGATGCTTTTCTTGGAGTAGTTACActaaaaataacaattaaaaatggggaaaaaacccaaactTTGAATTTACATCTAATCCAAGCATACTGTAATCCACTTATTAGAGAGTTAGTGGCCATGCTTCTTCAATTgca
This DNA window, taken from Bubalus kerabau isolate K-KA32 ecotype Philippines breed swamp buffalo chromosome X, PCC_UOA_SB_1v2, whole genome shotgun sequence, encodes the following:
- the LOC129639411 gene encoding small nuclear ribonucleoprotein E-like, translated to MTYRGQGQKVQKVMVQPINLIFRYLQNRSHIQVWLYEQVNMRIEGCIIGFDEYRNLVLDDAEEIHSKTKSRKQLGWIMLKGDNITLIQSVSN